A stretch of Cydia splendana chromosome 7, ilCydSple1.2, whole genome shotgun sequence DNA encodes these proteins:
- the LOC134792485 gene encoding ras-related protein Rab-27A, with amino-acid sequence MDYDYLIKLLCVGDSGVGKTSFLYKYTDGVFHTQFISTVGIDFREKSVIYQQNGRQHRIHLQLWDTAGQERFRSLTTAFYRDAMGFLLLFDLTNEASFLEVRNWIEQLKTHSLSEDPDIVLCGHKCDLQEKRLVNQNRAREFAKNYNLPYLETSAKSGQNIDRAIEILLDKVMIRMESSVEYAMLCASGRRRQSLQRLQAKQDSKPCSC; translated from the exons ATGGATTACGACTATCTTATAAAACTACTGTGCGTTGGCGATTCAGGAGTTGGAAAGACCAGTTTCCTGTATAAATATACCGACGGCGTTTTTCACACTCAGTTTATCTCGACAGTTGGTATTGATTTTCGGGAAAAGTCTGTG ATTTATCAACAGAATGGAAGGCAACACAGAATACATCTGCAATTGTGGGACACCGCAGGGCAAGAGAG GTTCAGAAGTCTAACAACAGCCTTCTACCGTGACGCAATGGGTTTTCTGCTTCTCTTCGATCTGACGAATGAGGCCTCTTTCCTGGAGGTCAGGAATTGGATTGAGCAGTTGAAG ACACACAGTTTGAGCGAGGACCCCGACATCGTCCTCTGCGGGCACAAATGCGATCTCCAAGAGAAGCGCTTGGTCAACCAGAATCGAGCTCGGGAGTTCGCTAAAAACTACAACTTGCCTTATTTAGAGACCAGCGCTAAATCCGGACAGAACATAGACCGGGCTATTGAGATACTGCTAGACAAAGTGATGATCAG AATGGAGTCGTCAGTAGAGTACGCGATGCTGTGCGCGTCGGGACGGCGGCGGCAGTCGCTGCAAAGACTGCAGGCCAAGCAGGACAGCAAGCCTTGCTCCTGCTAG
- the LOC134792119 gene encoding molybdenum cofactor sulfurase, with amino-acid sequence MTTLSKVFSNDQMQNICGEFKRLKGRCYLDNAGAALFPESLLHLVNNDLLNNMYMNTHTDKYTADCVEQVRCMVLKHFNTDPSEYTCIFTSGATQSLKLTAESFQFASDDDCGSFVYLQENHTSVLGLREIAKSKNADVIHISHESFIDALNTSKSQTWETQNKNTGNTLLAYPAQSNFNGYKYSIDCIDDIKNGCLNHCLKKLLCTLNNNWYVLLDTASYVPTNKLDLSKIQPDYLCLSFYKIFGYPTGLGALLIKNSSANVLNDKQYFGGGTVDIVLSTEDFHMKRTVLHERFEDGTVNFLSILALKHCFDTMQSLIPKVINNDIMDSISYHTFFLAHDLYEQLKNLKHPNGAPAAVLYMDDQFIDIRKQGAIVTFNLLREDGTFIGYAEFQHMAELFNINVRTGCFCNSGACQRHLKASNKELKDMFKAGHKCGDQVDLLHGKPTGAIRVSFAYYNTYNDVDTLVLMICRCYLQNKYRKPKRYATKNIITEKNTLYKDDTLKIPIELLETRDVTDSPELESKIKLIEMNIFPVKSCGAFKVTDNWEMGPKGFEYDREWMIVKDNGVCLTQKQNLLMCMIKPIIDLNKNLLILNFKGKDPISIPLYPSPESKLKESRICSSKVCTDIVQGIDCGDEVADWISEALEISYLRLVRQSNDRKIKKKGESVTKLLSLSNQAQFLLINKATVRWLKGKIDDPCFTDDVDHLTDRFRGNLIIDMDEELVEREWNRVIIGRQEFKVEGQCNRCQMVCIDQSTGEKTVEPLRTISKQFGGKLRFGIYLTYIGATDGSNDSTLKTQSPVKPIINDDNISR; translated from the exons ATGACGACGTTAAGTAAAGTATTTAGTAACGATCAGATGCAAAATATATGTGGAGAGTTTAAGCGATTAAAAG GTAGATGTTACCTCGACAATGCTGGCGCTGCTTTGTTCCCAGAAAGCCTTTTGCATCTTGTCAATAATGACTTACTAAATAATATGTACATGAACACACATACGGACAAATATACAGCAGACTGTGTTGAGCAAGTGAGATGTATGGTTTTAAAGCATTTTAATACAGATCCGTCAGAATACACTTGTATATTTACCTCGGGCGCCACTCAGTCACTCAAGTTAACTGCAGAATCATTCCAATTTGCTAGTGATGACGACTGTGGTTCATTTGTATACCTCCAAGAAAATCATACTTCTGTTCTCGGACTCAGAGAAATTGCAAAGAGTAAAAATGCAGATGTGATTCACATTTCACACGAAAGCTTCATAGATGCTTTGAACACTTCAAAATCTCAAACCTGGgagacacaaaataaaaataccggCAACACTCTTCTGGCATACCCGGCACAGAGTAATTTTAATGGATACAAATATTCTATAGACTGCATTGACGATATTAAAAATGGCTGCCTCAATCATTGTTTAAAGAAACTACTATGTACTTTAAATAATAACTGGTATGTGCTACTTGATACTGCATCATATGTGCCTACAAATAAACTAGATTTATCTAAGATACAACCTGATTACCTGTGCCTatctttttacaaaatatttggCTACCCGACCGGGTTAGGAGCACTATTGATAAAGAATAGTAGTGcaaatgttttaaatgataaacAGTACTTTGGCGGAGGTACagtggatattgtgttgagtaCTGAAGATTTCCATATGAAAAGGACAGTCCTTCATGAAAG ATTTGAAGATGGCACTGTCAACTTCTTATCAATTCTTGCCTTGAAACATTGTTTTGATACAATGCAAAGCTTAATAccaaaagtaataaataatgacATTATGGATTCTATATCATATCACACATTCTTCCTGGCTCATGACCTCTATGAGCAACTGAAGAATCTCAAGCATCCGAATGGCGCACCAGCAGCTGTTTTATATATGGATGACCAGTTTATTGATATTAGAAAACAAGGAGCTATTGTAACATTCAATCTGTTGAGAGAAGACGGAACATTCATTGGATATGCAGAG tTCCAACATATGGCGGAGCTTTTCAACATAAACGTGAGAACTGGATGTTTCTGCAACTCAGGTGCCTGCCAACGCCACTTGAAAGCATCCAACAAGGAATTGAAAGACATGTTCAAAGCTGGCCACAAATGCGGGGACCAAGTAGATTTACTTCACGGCAAGCCTACTGGAGCTATACGAGTTTCTTTCGCGTATTACAACACGTATAATGACGTCGATACGCTAGTCCTAATGATCTGCCGTTGCTACCTCCAGAACAAATACAGGAAACCAAAGCGTTACGCTACCAAGAATATCATAACTGAAAAGAATACACTGTACAAAGACGACACTTTGAAAATTCCAATTGAACTCTTAGAAACTCGTGATGTTACTGATTCTCCTGAATTGgaatctaaaataaaattaatagaaATGAATATATTCCCCGTAAAATCATGTGGGGCATTCAAAGTTACAGACAATTGGGAAATGGGGCCGAAAGGCTTCGAATATGACAGGGAGTGGATGATTGTGAAAGACAATGGAGTATGTTTGACTCAGAAACAGAATTTGCTGATGTGCATGATAAAGCCAATAATAGACTTAAATAAGAACTTGTTGATATTGAATTTTAAAG GCAAGGACCCCATTTCGATACCTCTGTACCCCTCACCAGAAAGTAAACTAAAAGAATCCAGGATTTGCAGCTCCAAAGTCTGCACAGACATTGTCCAAGGCATAGATTGTGGAGACGAAGTGGCTGACTGGATATCTGAAGCTCTAGAAATCTCTTACTTACGCCTAGTGAGACAGTCAAAtgacagaaaaataaaaaagaaaggcGAATCAGTAACCAAGCTACTGTCTCTAAGCAACCAAGCACAATTCCTTCTTATAAACAAGGCAACAGTCAGATGGCTAAAGGGAAAAATTGATGATCCGTGTTTCACTGATGACGTGGATCATTTAACTGATCGGTTTAGAGGAAATCTGATTATAGATATGGATGAAGAGCTGGTTGAGAGGGAGTGGAATCGAGTCATTATTGGGAGACAGGAATTTAAG gtgGAAGGCCAATGTAACCGCTGTCAAATGGTCTGTATAGACCAGTCTACAGGCGAGAAGACTGTGGAGCCCCTTAGAACAATCTCAAAACAATTTGGCGGGAAACTGCGATTCGGAATATATTTAACATATATTGGTGCAACTGACGGGTCTAATGATAGCACACTGAAAACACAATCACCAGTTAAACCAATAATCAATGATGATAATATAAGCAGGTGA